In one window of Gorilla gorilla gorilla isolate KB3781 chromosome 2, NHGRI_mGorGor1-v2.1_pri, whole genome shotgun sequence DNA:
- the C2H3orf38 gene encoding uncharacterized protein C3orf38 homolog isoform X2, producing the protein MEMSGLSFSEMEGCRNLLGLLDNDEIMALCDTVTNRLVQPQDRQDAVHAILAYSQSAEELLRRRKVHREVIFKYLATQGIVIPPATEKHNLIQHAKDYWQRQPQLKLKETPEPVTKTEDIHLFQQVKEDKKAEKVDFRRLGEEFCHWFFGLLNSQNPFLGPPQDEWGPQHFWHDVKLRFYYNTSEQNVMDYHGAEIVSLRLLSLVKEEFLFLSPNLDSHGLKCASSPHGLVMVGVAGTVHRGNTCLGIFEQIFGLIRCPFVENTWKIKFINLKIMGERSLAPGTLPKPAVKFEQSDLEAFYNVITLCGTNEVRHNVKQALDSGTGDQV; encoded by the exons ATGGAGATGTCGGGACTCAGCTTTTCAGAGATGGAGGGCTGCCGTAACCTACTTGGCCTACTGGACAACGACGAGATCATGGCCTTATGCGACACCGTCACCAACCGCCTGGTGCAGCCTCAGGACCGCCAAG ATGCTGTTCATGCAATATTAGCATACAGTCAAAGTGCAGAAGAACTTCTGAGGCGTAGAAAAGTCCACCGAGAAGTTATATTTAAGTACTTGGCAACACAGGGGATTGTTATACCTCCAGCTACTGAAAAACACAATCTTATTCAGCATGCGAAAGATTACTGGCAAAGGCAGCCACAACTGAAATTGAAGGAAACGCCAGAGCCAGTTACAAAGACAGAGGACATCCACCTATTTCAGCAG gtgaaagaagataaaaaagcTGAAAAAGTTGATTTTCGTCGCCTAGGAGAAGAATTCTGTCATTGGTTCTTTGGACTTCTTAATTCTCAGAATCCTTTTCTAGGACCACCTCAAGATGAATGGGGACCACAGCACTTCTGGCATGATGTGAAGCTTAGGTTTTATTACAACACATCAGAACAAAATGTTATGGACTACCATGGAGCAGAAATCGTGAGCCTTCGTTTGCTGTCACTAGTAAaagaagaatttctttttctcagcCCCAACCTAGATTCACATGGACTGAAATGTGCATCTTCTCCTCATGGGCTGGTTATGGTTGGAGTTGCTGGGACTGTCCATCGAGGAAACACTTGTTTGGGCATTTTTGAACAAATTTTTGGACTCATCCGCTGCCCTTTTGTGGAGAATACTTGGAAAATCAAATTTATCAACCTGAAAATTATGGGAGAGCGTTCCCTTGCTCCTGGAACATTACCGAAACCAGCTGTTAAATTTGAACAAAGTGATCTAGAGGCCTTTTATAATGTAATCACTTTATGTGGTACCAACGAAGTACGACATAATGTAAAGCAGGCTTTGGATAGTGGAACTGGGGACCAAGTTTGA
- the C2H3orf38 gene encoding uncharacterized protein C3orf38 homolog isoform X1, translating into MEMSGLSFSEMEGCRNLLGLLDNDEIMALCDTVTNRLVQPQDRQDAVHAILAYSQSAEELLRRRKVHREVIFKYLATQGIVIPPATEKHNLIQHAKDYWQRQPQLKLKETPEPVTKTEDIHLFQQQVKEDKKAEKVDFRRLGEEFCHWFFGLLNSQNPFLGPPQDEWGPQHFWHDVKLRFYYNTSEQNVMDYHGAEIVSLRLLSLVKEEFLFLSPNLDSHGLKCASSPHGLVMVGVAGTVHRGNTCLGIFEQIFGLIRCPFVENTWKIKFINLKIMGERSLAPGTLPKPAVKFEQSDLEAFYNVITLCGTNEVRHNVKQALDSGTGDQV; encoded by the exons ATGGAGATGTCGGGACTCAGCTTTTCAGAGATGGAGGGCTGCCGTAACCTACTTGGCCTACTGGACAACGACGAGATCATGGCCTTATGCGACACCGTCACCAACCGCCTGGTGCAGCCTCAGGACCGCCAAG ATGCTGTTCATGCAATATTAGCATACAGTCAAAGTGCAGAAGAACTTCTGAGGCGTAGAAAAGTCCACCGAGAAGTTATATTTAAGTACTTGGCAACACAGGGGATTGTTATACCTCCAGCTACTGAAAAACACAATCTTATTCAGCATGCGAAAGATTACTGGCAAAGGCAGCCACAACTGAAATTGAAGGAAACGCCAGAGCCAGTTACAAAGACAGAGGACATCCACCTATTTCAGCAG CAGgtgaaagaagataaaaaagcTGAAAAAGTTGATTTTCGTCGCCTAGGAGAAGAATTCTGTCATTGGTTCTTTGGACTTCTTAATTCTCAGAATCCTTTTCTAGGACCACCTCAAGATGAATGGGGACCACAGCACTTCTGGCATGATGTGAAGCTTAGGTTTTATTACAACACATCAGAACAAAATGTTATGGACTACCATGGAGCAGAAATCGTGAGCCTTCGTTTGCTGTCACTAGTAAaagaagaatttctttttctcagcCCCAACCTAGATTCACATGGACTGAAATGTGCATCTTCTCCTCATGGGCTGGTTATGGTTGGAGTTGCTGGGACTGTCCATCGAGGAAACACTTGTTTGGGCATTTTTGAACAAATTTTTGGACTCATCCGCTGCCCTTTTGTGGAGAATACTTGGAAAATCAAATTTATCAACCTGAAAATTATGGGAGAGCGTTCCCTTGCTCCTGGAACATTACCGAAACCAGCTGTTAAATTTGAACAAAGTGATCTAGAGGCCTTTTATAATGTAATCACTTTATGTGGTACCAACGAAGTACGACATAATGTAAAGCAGGCTTTGGATAGTGGAACTGGGGACCAAGTTTGA